In Mytilus edulis chromosome 4, xbMytEdul2.2, whole genome shotgun sequence, the following proteins share a genomic window:
- the LOC139521439 gene encoding uncharacterized protein, producing MGQKATKHKDADGEPSPSPRKSPKRSKHRGRRSSKEHTPSHSEKSSSGDPGGGGRPYSDIEKPISPVSKKSLQTIPKHESPRISLDYDQKENIPDQTLSRTPPKMNENEKMEVCTPEKLIDSSILNHFPQATSTPAPNGIISSGQSNGHAFGLN from the exons gACAAAAAGCAACAAAACACAAAGATGCTGACGGCGAACCTTCCCCCTCGCCTCGAAAGTCACCAAAGCGTTCAAAACATAGGGGAAGGCGATCCAGTAAAGAACACACTCCTTCTCATTCAGAGAAGTCCAGTTCAGGGGATCCTGGAGGAGGAGGAAGGCCATATTCAGATATAGAAAAACCCATAAGTCCCGTTAGCAAAAAGTCTTTACAAACAATTCCTAAACATGAATCTCCTCGAATTAGTTTGGATTAtgatcaaaaagaaaatattccaGATCAAACTTTATCTAGAACTCCtccaaaaatgaacgaaaatgaaaAAATGGAGGTGTGTACTCCAGAAAAACTGATAGATTCTAGTATATTGAATCATTTTCCACAAGCTACATCTACGCCAGCTCCTAATGGAATAATAAGTTCAGGACAATCCAATGGACACGCTTTTG gcctaaattaa